Proteins co-encoded in one Halococcoides cellulosivorans genomic window:
- a CDS encoding geranylgeranyl reductase family protein, translated as MPTERYDVVVVGGGTGGTFAAVTAARAGASVVLLERKSESEAGHIACGDAIKGQDTFPDVIDRQRLRDEAFTNEGVTHALFEVPKTGQTLDYDFGGVAGSVLDRKRYGEILLEETIEAGVDIHYDTVVNDVIQDGVQVTGVEAVSEGTPTTYEADVVIDAAGALSLLQDVADLDEATFDTNVTYSQFCSAYREVISVDEPVEWSDAIVFKPTAELGYLWYFPRTPTEINVGVGFQMTEEPMQLVRAIREDVQNRSEFENATVEDKLGAALPTRRPYDSGVAPGYIAVGDAAAHVNPTTGGGIPGAAKGGHWAGEVAASAIADGDVSEAGLWEYNHRVQTDFGKRFAAMDLYNIFGTARDIDDLVDLLAAMPAQQLIDVIGKKGEASMNLGLKLKVLVKTLGHWGTLRDVYRVNDRASELKSIYDDYPTDPDAYHAWLDRRDSFMDDYYDLVGAEPKY; from the coding sequence ATGCCGACCGAACGGTACGACGTCGTCGTCGTCGGCGGTGGGACAGGAGGGACGTTCGCCGCTGTGACCGCCGCCCGGGCGGGCGCGTCGGTCGTCCTCCTCGAACGCAAGTCCGAATCGGAGGCCGGCCACATCGCCTGTGGAGACGCGATCAAAGGCCAGGACACCTTCCCCGACGTGATCGACCGCCAGCGGTTACGTGACGAGGCGTTCACCAACGAGGGCGTCACCCACGCCCTCTTCGAGGTGCCAAAGACCGGCCAGACGCTGGATTACGACTTCGGGGGTGTCGCGGGGTCGGTCCTCGACCGCAAGCGCTACGGCGAGATTCTCCTCGAAGAGACGATCGAGGCCGGTGTCGACATCCACTACGACACCGTCGTCAACGACGTGATCCAGGACGGCGTCCAGGTCACGGGCGTCGAGGCCGTCAGCGAGGGGACGCCGACGACCTACGAGGCCGACGTGGTCATCGACGCGGCGGGGGCGCTCTCCTTGCTCCAGGACGTCGCGGATCTGGACGAGGCGACCTTCGACACGAACGTCACCTACTCGCAGTTCTGTTCGGCGTATCGTGAGGTCATCAGCGTCGACGAACCGGTCGAGTGGTCGGACGCCATCGTGTTCAAGCCCACCGCGGAACTCGGCTATCTCTGGTATTTCCCGCGCACCCCCACGGAGATCAACGTCGGCGTGGGCTTCCAGATGACCGAGGAACCGATGCAACTCGTCCGGGCGATCCGCGAGGACGTCCAGAACCGCTCGGAGTTCGAAAACGCCACCGTCGAGGACAAACTCGGCGCTGCGCTTCCGACGCGGCGCCCGTACGACTCGGGGGTCGCGCCGGGGTATATCGCCGTCGGTGACGCCGCCGCGCACGTCAATCCGACGACCGGTGGCGGCATTCCCGGTGCGGCGAAAGGCGGGCACTGGGCGGGGGAGGTCGCTGCGTCTGCCATTGCCGACGGCGACGTGAGCGAGGCCGGCCTCTGGGAGTACAACCACCGCGTCCAGACCGACTTCGGAAAGCGCTTCGCCGCGATGGATCTGTACAACATCTTCGGGACGGCCCGCGATATCGACGATCTGGTCGATCTGCTCGCGGCGATGCCCGCCCAGCAGTTGATCGACGTCATCGGGAAGAAAGGCGAGGCATCGATGAACCTGGGCCTGAAACTCAAGGTCCTCGTGAAGACCCTCGGACACTGGGGCACCCTGCGTGACGTCTATCGGGTCAACGACCGGGCGTCCGAACTCAAGTCCATCTACGACGACTACCCGACCGATCCCGACGCCTACCACGCCTGGCTCGACCGCCGCGATTCCTTCATGGACGACTACTACGATCTCGTCGGCGCGGAGCCCAAGTACTGA